A genomic segment from Marinobacter subterrani encodes:
- a CDS encoding cytochrome c1 yields the protein MRKLIFGLFIAILPALGLAAGAEMHLDEFEPDHTDKASLQRGVTTFTNYCMGCHSMEYARYKRVADDLGIPVELYEENLIFTGAKIGELMKNAMNKDMAADWFGAPPPDLTLETRLRGDDWVYSYLRGFYKDESRPLGVNNVVFPAVGMPHVLVGLQGLCAVKPHIGVEASVEPLSGNINNANTCPEFALEGSMTGAEFDQAMYDLTNFLTYMADPVKLERERLGIFVLIFVAIFFVFAYLLNREYWKDVH from the coding sequence ATGAGAAAGCTGATTTTTGGTCTTTTCATCGCAATCCTGCCGGCGCTCGGGCTGGCAGCTGGCGCAGAGATGCATCTGGATGAGTTTGAGCCGGATCACACTGACAAGGCATCCCTGCAGCGTGGTGTAACCACGTTCACCAACTACTGCATGGGGTGCCACTCCATGGAATACGCCCGTTACAAGCGGGTTGCGGACGACCTGGGGATTCCTGTAGAGCTCTATGAGGAGAACCTGATCTTTACCGGTGCCAAGATTGGCGAGCTGATGAAGAACGCGATGAACAAGGATATGGCGGCCGACTGGTTCGGTGCGCCGCCGCCCGATCTGACCCTGGAAACACGCCTGCGTGGTGATGATTGGGTATATTCCTATCTTCGTGGCTTCTACAAGGACGAGTCGCGCCCGCTTGGTGTTAACAACGTTGTGTTCCCGGCAGTAGGTATGCCGCACGTGTTGGTGGGGCTTCAGGGCCTCTGTGCCGTGAAGCCGCACATCGGTGTTGAGGCCAGCGTCGAGCCGCTCAGCGGCAACATCAATAACGCGAATACCTGCCCCGAGTTCGCGCTTGAAGGCAGCATGACCGGCGCCGAGTTTGACCAGGCTATGTATGATCTGACCAACTTCCTGACCTACATGGCTGACCCGGTCAAGCTGGAGCGGGAGCGTCTGGGGATTTTTGTCCTGATCTTTGTGGCCATCTTCTTTGTGTTCGCTTACCTGCTTAATCGTGAGTACTGGAAGGACGTACACTGA